Genomic DNA from Lactuca sativa cultivar Salinas chromosome 8, Lsat_Salinas_v11, whole genome shotgun sequence:
AGGTTAGTGGGTCCCACAATTTGCTCGAGAAAACCGAGAAATCCCTTGAAGAAATCAAGTTTTGGAGTTGGATCGAGCTTCTTTCTGctttaaagtatgttgctatttcttcaAAAATCCTTCAAAAATGTTTGGATTCTTTAGTAGCGCGACTCATTTTCGCCGAATTGAGCCTTTCTTGTCCATCGATTTCATCGCCTGAAAGCTCGGCTCTTCGGTTATcaaccgatagcaaaagcaccgagAGTGGTCAAACTCGTTTCTTGCGGTCAACATGGTGGTTTGAAGATTTGGTCAACGTTTTGACTCCCGATTTGGTCAAACCATTGGTCAAATCGATCATTTTTCATAATTTTGATCACGGGGTTACAAGTAGGTTTCTTGTTTACTATCATAAATCAAGATTTATCACCGCGAGTCCCGAAGAAAAACGAGAAATAACGGAAACGGTCATCGATAGTTTGTGTTTGCTTGATCAAAACTCAAACTCAAATTCAAACTCGGTTTCTTGCAAGAATTTATTCGGGATTCTAAGGGTTTCTTCGAATTTAAACATTAGTAAAATCTCGAAGAACAATTTGGAGCGTATGATTGGGTCCCGCTTGGATCAAGCGACTCTAGATGATCTTCTTGTTCCGTCTCCACACGGGTCGAATTATCTTTATGATGTTAATTTAGTTTTACAGTTGTTGAAGTATTTCTTGGCCGGAAAaggcggcggcggtggtggttGTTTGGCCGGAAAAAGTGGCGGTGAGGTGGCGGTTTGTGATATGAAGAAAGTTGCTCGATTGATAGATTTGTATGTTGCAGAAGTAGCTCCGGATCCCCGTTTGAAACCCTATAAGTTTTTGGCACTTTTAAAGATCCTTCCGGAATGTTCTAGAGACTCGTATGATGAAATGTACCATGCCATCAACATTTATCTTCAGGTAACAATATTATCTAAGAAAGTGCTGTCTAGATAAACGATGTTAAAAAAATGAGAGCTGATTCGTACACAATAATTTGTGTTTTAAAATATTGTGTTCTACTATAAATTGTTGTGTAAAGAAAAAAGTAATTGTATACGAATCCTTCccttcaaaataataataataataataataaacccaCATGGaaaatatatatagagagagagaaatggTTTGAGGGTAAATTAGTAAGTAAAAAGTTAAAAAGGGAAAAGATTCTTTTTGCTAAAATTGGTGAAACCGTGTCAATTTGGGTTGACTCACTAGCACTTTttgttttataaataattaatatttaaatatgattaCAA
This window encodes:
- the LOC111903294 gene encoding BTB/POZ domain-containing protein At3g22104 isoform X1 gives rise to the protein MDASCDLEVDVNGEETFFIHEKIISSYCGKIRKLFAKSKGPTKNLKVIFNDFPGGPESFELVSRFCYNKGKIVINPYTSPRLFRAAHYMEMNEKVSGSHNLLEKTEKSLEEIKFWSWIELLSALKYVAISSKILQKCLDSLVARLIFAELSLSCPSISSPESSALRLSTDSKSTESGQTRFLRSTWWFEDLVNVLTPDLVKPLVKSIIFHNFDHGVTSRFLVYYHKSRFITASPEEKREITETVIDSLCLLDQNSNSNSNSVSCKNLFGILRVSSNLNISKISKNNLERMIGSRLDQATLDDLLVPSPHGSNYLYDVNLVLQLLKYFLAGKGGGGGGCLAGKSGGEVAVCDMKKVARLIDLYVAEVAPDPRLKPYKFLALLKILPECSRDSYDEMYHAINIYLQVHMGLSDEEKTNICASLNYEKLSSEICNHVMQNEKFPSKITKLALKAQQVNLENLFLDIDIQKRFALPPCETETKDGRHGQVVLYAKQVVPHGGKMDIVNENEKMRAHLEGMQWRVIELEKVCKKMQTQMTKILKSRLSRQNSAKSLPRLCS
- the LOC111903294 gene encoding BTB/POZ domain-containing protein At3g22104 isoform X2, with the translated sequence MEMNEKVSGSHNLLEKTEKSLEEIKFWSWIELLSALKYVAISSKILQKCLDSLVARLIFAELSLSCPSISSPESSALRLSTDSKSTESGQTRFLRSTWWFEDLVNVLTPDLVKPLVKSIIFHNFDHGVTSRFLVYYHKSRFITASPEEKREITETVIDSLCLLDQNSNSNSNSVSCKNLFGILRVSSNLNISKISKNNLERMIGSRLDQATLDDLLVPSPHGSNYLYDVNLVLQLLKYFLAGKGGGGGGCLAGKSGGEVAVCDMKKVARLIDLYVAEVAPDPRLKPYKFLALLKILPECSRDSYDEMYHAINIYLQVHMGLSDEEKTNICASLNYEKLSSEICNHVMQNEKFPSKITKLALKAQQVNLENLFLDIDIQKRFALPPCETETKDGRHGQVVLYAKQVVPHGGKMDIVNENEKMRAHLEGMQWRVIELEKVCKKMQTQMTKILKSRLSRQNSAKSLPRLCS